ATTTACACCATAATTGCCCATGCTTTGTTGTTGCTTTGTCATGTAAGTTGCCAATAAAATGGTTTAATTAATGCTATTTGGTTTCGCAGGGAATATAAGATGTGAGGAAGCAACATGAAGTGTTTGGAGGCAATAACGTGAAGAAAACACCCACTCAAGAAGTACCCGAACACAAAAGAGcagaaaaagagagaaggaacGCGGAGCAAAGAGGCCCAGCTACTCACCGCGGTCCGCTCCGCGGTTGGAAGCAGTGTCCTCCGTGGTCGATGCCGCGGCGGCGGCGACATGTGTACAGTCCAGAAATTTAAGGGGCCAAAGTGCCAATTCGGGAAAGCTTCtgtaaaacccttataagatGTAGGAAACTTGCCCAAGAAAAGGGGGCTGATTTTGAGATTATTTtggcaagaagaacaagtgtgaaagatCACCCAAAAACATCATAGTTTTTATTCTCTTCTATTTTACTTGCAAATTTCCATTATGAATATTTTCGTAGTTTATTCGTacgttgtcatgagtagctaaatactttaatctaaggttttggtGAAACCCGTTGGGAATGACTtggttgttatattaatatagtttgaattgattgttaatctctatttgttcatctacgttttgattgtggttagttgaaagggccctcaattatccgttcctatttattatgtatcttcttgagagagagtgcatatttaggtagctGTTTGAATAATCCCGGAGTATAGGCGAGagtcataaccgagggtttaggggttggattagagataacgataccTCGCGTGCATTCTAAAAGAACGGTAATGAGAATCTAGCTAgcgtagcttgagagagtgcgtctagtataTTATCATAATTGCTTGAGAGAGATTTATGATAACTGGAGAGTTCTTGATTGATAGAGACAACTAAGGTATCGCTATAAGAAACATACAACCAAGGAAATCACCAATGGGGGAAACCATTACCTTAGACCTTATTTCAAACTGTTTACACATCAAGCATAGTTAATTTTCAACTGTTAATTATTTTCAGACTTTATTTGTTAGAAATATCATCAATTGTGAATTACAAAGTTTGTGGAAATTGATTCTGTGAATTTAGTAAATCCgtcaaaagtaattgataggttaattccctgtggttcgactctgggcagaattaCTCAAATTATATTTGCTACGTCCGTGTGTGTCTTTGTATAAGGCATAGTTTGGCGTTAttaaattttggcgccgttgccggggaattaacggtgttatcaattacaattgagagaagtacaaaaattctaagtgtagtcaattttctctatacccaatcttttcattgaaattctaacgtttgaactcttgtggaaagcaggtgtatgcctagaagttcttcgaggactggagaactgctagaaggactctcagaccccgagaaaacattcagggcattgaaccgtgccaacaaaagacttcaacaatcTCAACAATCACACCAACTCGAatttgacatgggtgacgtagatAACGTCAATGAAAATGTCAGGAATGAGCCAACTGACTTAAATGTCAGAGGGATGACACCTCTTGTGCCCGAAGCTGCACTTTATGACTGAGCACAACCCACAGCTGATAATCTGGCCACTGCCATAACTGTGCCTGCAATTCAAGCGGAGACATTCCAGATCACTAACAACATGCTGCATCTGCTGCAAAATAAAGGACTGTTCTCCGGGTCACATATTGAAGACCCGCAACAACACTTGAAAAATTTTCTGTCAATTTGTATGACCCAAAGGCAGCCAAATGCGACTCCGGAAGCTATCAAGCTGCTACTGTTTCCCTTCTCGGTAACCGGGGAAGCTCAGACTTGGCTAAATTCGCTCCCTATCAACTCTATTACcacctgggaggaattagtcaagcagtTCCTGAACAAGTTCTATCCGCCTAACAAGACTGCAAAATAGATTGATGACATATTGCAGTATAGACAATAGCCCACTGAGTCCCTGCaagaaacttgggaaagatttaaAGGGATGTTAGTGAAGTGTCCTCACCATGGCATTCCGGACCAGATGCTTGGCCAGAGATTCTACATGGGGCTAGTTGACAATTTGAAAGCAAATGTGGATGCGTCAGCTGGAGGTGCATTTTTAAGTAAAACATTCACTGAGTGCAAAATCCTTCTTGATAAAATGTCACAAAATTCGGGGTGGATGACTAGAGGTACAACACTGGCACCCATAGTGCATTTAGTGcctcttgacccaaataattcgcAGGAAGAGAACATGGCCACACTTCTAACGCAGATGAGTATTTTGACAAAGAAGATAGATGAGATGGGCACCAAACAGGTGCATATTGTTGACACGACAAATGGAGGACTGTGTACACCTGTGTTAATTAGTCCTACGTGTGATCATGGAGCGGAGAAGGCGATAATCAAAGGGCAAGGGAATATATGAATTATGTCAACAACTATGGGGGTCAGAGGCAAGGAGCACAGCAGTGGAGACCGCAACAAAATCAGCAGTACAGGCCTAATATGCAGCAGCCTGGGGGTATGCACCCTCAAAACCAATTGGTGCCAGTACCATATCAGAAACCAAAGGGCTATCCACATCAAAATCAGCAACAATTGACATACCAACCACCCCTTCAGCAACAAGATAACAACATAGTGGAAATCAGGGGTATGCTTCAGCAACTCATTGGGACAAATAATAAAGTGCAGGAAAAATTGGCAGTGCATGATTCAGCCATAAAGAATATTGAAATGCAGCTGGGTCAGCTGTCCATGGCTTTGAACAACCATCCTCAGGGAACTTTACCTGCAGACACAAACATAAACCCCAAGGACCAAAACCCGAATCAGCTGATGACAGTAAGTCTCcggaatgggagagatttagacagAGAGCAGGAAATTGCACAAGCCAGCAAGGATACTACACCATCCACTCCAGTTCAATTAGAGGTATAGGAACCAACAAAACTTACTAAAGTGGTGGTTGAGCAGAGTCAGGAGgaaaaaggcaaagaaaagatGAATGAGCAAGTTGCAGTAcaagtggcacctcttgtgccagaaaaTTCTAACAGAGAGAAGCCAACAAGCAATGCACAAAGGATGATACCTGCACCCTTCCCTCAGAGACTGGTCAAACAAAAGAAGGCAGACCAATATAAGAAGTTCATGGAGATGTTGCGtcaaattcagttgaatattccttTGATGGATGCCTTGAAGGAGATGCCTGATTATGCTAAGATGATGAAAGATATGTCACAgaagtttgattttcaggatcTATCCATGGTAACTTTAACACAGACCTGCAGCGCAGTGGTGGCAAAACCGATGGCTCAAAAGATGTCGGATCTAGGTAGCTTCACTAttccatgcacaattggaagttatgcctttgcaaaggcgttgtgtgatttgggagctaaCATAAATCTGATGCCGTTGGCTGTGTACACCAAACTGGGCATTGGTAGAGCTAGGCCAACTTCGATGCTGCTACAGTTGGCTGACCGCACAGTGAAGAGGCCCACTGGtattcttgatgatgtgttggtgcaagtgGGGAAATTCGTGTTCCATGCAGACTTTGTTATCTTGGATTGTCAGGTGGATGAGGAGATACCCCTTATTTTAGGGAGGCCATTTTTAGCCACAGGGAGAGCACTGATCGACTGTGAAACCGGGGAATTAAAAATGAAATTGAACgatgaagaagtcatattcaatGTTCAGCAATCTATGAGGAAACCCAGTGAATATGCTAATTGCTCTCTAGTGGAAGCAGTTGATGTAGTCCTGCAAGAAGATGATAGGACCCTAATTGTAaaagatccattggaggcatgtctgacgaatttagaagaaatggatggtgaaGGGTTAGCTGAATGGGTCATGGCACTGGAAGGCCGAGGATTTTGGTCAAGGGAACCTTAGTTCGAGTCCCTTGAGCTAGAAAAAAGGCCACCCCTCCAGCAAAGCCATCAATAGAGGAACCACCCAAG
This genomic stretch from Nicotiana sylvestris chromosome 9, ASM39365v2, whole genome shotgun sequence harbors:
- the LOC138877334 gene encoding uncharacterized protein, whose amino-acid sequence is MNEQVAVQVAPLVPENSNREKPTSNAQRMIPAPFPQRLVKQKKADQYKKFMEMLRQIQLNIPLMDALKEMPDYAKMMKDMSQKFDFQDLSMVTLTQTCSAVVAKPMAQKMSDLGSFTIPCTIGSYAFAKALCDLGANINLMPLAVYTKLGIGRARPTSMLLQLADRTVKRPTGILDDVLVQVGKFVFHADFVILDCQVDEEIPLILGRPFLATGRALIDCETGELKMKLNDEEVIFNVQQSMRKPSEYANCSLVEAVDVVLQEDDRTLIVKDPLEACLTNLEEMDGEGLAEWVMALEGRGFWSREP